The proteins below come from a single Notamacropus eugenii isolate mMacEug1 chromosome 7, mMacEug1.pri_v2, whole genome shotgun sequence genomic window:
- the LOC140514297 gene encoding olfactory receptor 11G2-like, producing MTILGIQNLSGTVSEFILLGFSCSQEIEILLFVLFSITYTLTLMGNGTIVYAVWWDQQLHTPMYILLANFSFLEICYINSNVPNMLVNLLSETKTISYNGCILQFYIFFSLCATELFFLALMAFDRYIAICYPLHYPTIMTGKLCATLVSACWVGGFLWLLTPVILLSQVPFCGPNIIDHYLCDLGAMLALSCTPVPKTTLTCGVVSTLITFITLIYILGSYTQVLRVVLRVPKGSGRQKAFSTCASHLAVVSLFYGSLMIMYVSPGSGSQPEMQKFITLFYSVATPLFNPMIYSFRNKEIKAAVKKVLGRI from the coding sequence ATGACAATCTTAGGTATTCAAAACCTGTCTGGGACTGTAAGCGAATTCATCCTCCTGGGCTTTTCATGCAGCCAAGAAATAGAAATCCTTCTCTTTGTGCTGTTCTCCATTACATATACACTTACTCTGATGGGGAATGGGACAATTGTCTATGCTGTGTGGTGGGACCAGCAGCTCCACACTCCCATGTACATCTTACTGGCCAACTTTTCCTTCCTTGAGATCTGCTACATCAACTCCAATGTACCCAACATGCTAGTCAACCTCCTCTCTGAGACCAAGACAATCTCCTACAATGGCTGCATTCTCCAATTCTAcatcttcttttctctgtgtGCAACAGAACTCTTCTTCCTAGCCCTCATGGCATTTGATCGTTACATCGCCATCTGCTACCCACTCCACTATCCCACCATTATGACTGGGAAGCTCTGTGCCACTCTGGTGTCTGCCTGCTGGGTGGGTGGTTTCCTATGGTTACTGACCCCTGTCATTCTACTCTCCCAAGTGCCCTTCTGTGGTCCAAATATCATTGACCACTATTTATGTGATCTAGGGGCAATGCTGGCCTTATCATGTACACCTGTCCCTAAAACTACTCTAACCTGTGGAGTTGTCAGTACCCTTATCACCTTTATCACTTTAATTTACATCCTTGGGTCCTACACCCAGGTGCTAAGAGTTGTGCTGCGAGTGCCAAAGGGCTCTGGAAGACAGAAAGCCTTCTCCACATGTGCTTCCCACCTAGCTGTGGTCTCATTATTCTATGGCTCACTCATGATAATGTATGTGAGCCCAGGATCAGGCAGCCAACCTGAGATGCAGAAATTCATCACCCTGTTCTACTCAGTTGCCACTCCACTCTTCAATCCCATGATCTATAGCTTCCgtaataaggaaattaaggctgcTGTGAAAAAAGTCCTGGGGAGAATTTGA